GTGCCCCGATCGATGGAACCGCCTCCAGCGGCGCTCTCTGCTACGACTGTATCAAGCTTACTGTAGACATTTCCCAAGGCGTCCAGCGAGAGGCGACGCTCAACTTCTGCCGAGATTGCGACCGATGGCTCATGCCCCCCAACAGTTGGATCGTTGCCGCCCCCGAATCCCGCGAATTGTTAGCCATGTGCCTCAAGAAACTTCGAGGTTTGAACAAAGTCCGTATCGTGGACGCGAGCTTTATCTGGACCGAGCCTCACTCGCGACGAGTAAAGGTCAAGATCACAATCCAGGATTCCGTCCAAGATGGTATGCTGCTTCAACAGAGTTTCGAGGTTGTGTATGTGGTGGCGTACCAGCAGTGCCCTGAGTGTGCCAAGTCGTACACTGCCAACGTTTGGCGAGCTGCTGTTCAAGTTCGTCAAAAGGTCCTTCACAAGCGAACTTTCCTTTTCCTCGAGCAGCTTATTATGAAGCACGGCGCACACAAAGATACACTCAACATTCGGGAGGCCAAGGATGGTatcgacttcttcttcgcccaAAAGAACCAGGCTGAGAAGTTCATCGACTTCCTCAACTCTGTGGTGCCTGTCAAGGTGAAGGCGTCGCAGGAGCTTATCTCTCACGATACCCACACCTCTAAGTCGTCGTACAAGTTCACATATTCGGCCGAGCTGGTGCCTATATGTAAAGACGACTTGGTCGCTCTGCCTATCAAGATGGCCAAGCAAAACGGCAACATCTCAcctctcctcctctgccaCAAGATCGGTACCTCTGTGTACCTGTTGGACCCTCAGACCCTTCAGACTTGCGATATCAGCTCACCCATCTATTGGCGAGCTCCTTTCCTATCTCTCACCGATACGCATGAGCTCGTTGAGTTCATTGTCATGGATATCGACCGCACAGCAACCCAGAAGGGCAAGTGGACGCTTGCCGAAGCCACAGTCGCTCGTGCCTCAGATCTTGGTTCAAATGACCGAACATACTTCACAAGGACTCACTTGGGTC
This genomic stretch from Fusarium oxysporum f. sp. lycopersici 4287 chromosome 2, whole genome shotgun sequence harbors:
- a CDS encoding nonsense-mediated mRNA decay protein 3, coding for MSMDLDDQPISIAPVSQQQGSATILCCNCGAPIDGTASSGALCYDCIKLTVDISQGVQREATLNFCRDCDRWLMPPNSWIVAAPESRELLAMCLKKLRGLNKVRIVDASFIWTEPHSRRVKVKITIQDSVQDGMLLQQSFEVVYVVAYQQCPECAKSYTANVWRAAVQVRQKVLHKRTFLFLEQLIMKHGAHKDTLNIREAKDGIDFFFAQKNQAEKFIDFLNSVVPVKVKASQELISHDTHTSKSSYKFTYSAELVPICKDDLVALPIKMAKQNGNISPLLLCHKIGTSVYLLDPQTLQTCDISSPIYWRAPFLSLTDTHELVEFIVMDIDRTATQKGKWTLAEATVARASDLGSNDRTYFTRTHLGRLLQPGDSAMGYLMAGTVFNNTEYEKIESSNTYSSRIPDVVLVKKHYPRRRKNRKRNWQLKRMDKDEGELLPKKADQERLDQEYEQFLRDVEEDEELRATLALYKAKKRAEEEMSVAETEEDDEAPHVDMNELLDDFDELTMEDRPMQE